The nucleotide window GAGCGCGTCCGCATCGCGGTCAACAACCCCTACTCCTACGAGGCGCTCTACAGGGCCGGGTTCGGCTTCACCGGCGAGACGACCGGGATCGCCGAGGTGGTGCTCGAACGGCCGGCCGTGGAACCGGCCGCCCGGAACCCGGAGCAGTACCGCGCCGGACTCGACGCGGTCGCGGACCGGGAGGACCTGACGGACGGGGAGGTCGCGTTCGCCCGGGAGAAGCGCGAACGCGGGCCGCCGGGGACGACCGCGACTCGTTGACGACAGCCGCGACGGGAACGCCCGGGCCCGACTCGGGGGTTTCAACACCCGGAGCGCCGTACGGCCGGCAATGGGAAACGCAGACCTCCGCGACATCGCGGCCATCGAGGACGTCGCCTTCGACGACGTGAACGGCGTCGTCGCGGTCGACGCGCACAACTGGCTCTACCGGTACCTCACGACGACGGTGAAGTTCACGTCCGACGGGAAGTACACCACGGCCGGCGGGACCGAGGTGGCGAACCTCATCGGCATCGTCCAGGGGCTCCCGAAGTTCTTCGAGCACGGCCTCACGCCCGTCTTCGTCTTCGACGGCGGCGTCACCGACCTGAAGGACCACGAGGTGGCGAAGCGCCGCGAGGCCCGCGAACAGGCCGAGGAACTCCGCCAGGCAGCCGAGGACCGCGGCGACGCCATCGAGGCGGCCCGGCTCGAGGCGCGAACCCAGCGGCTCACCGAGACCATCCACGAGACCTCCCGCGAACTGCTCCGCCGGCTGGACGTGCCGGTCGTCGAGGCCCCGGCCGAGGGGGAGGCCCAGTGCGCGTACATGAACCGCGTCGGCGACGTGGACTACACGGGCAGCGAGGACTACGACGTCCTGCTGTTCGGCGGGCCGCGCACGCTCCGGAAGCTCACCTCCTCGGGCGACCCGGAGCTGATGGACCTCGAAGCGACGCTGGAGGAGCACGACATCACCTACGAGCAGCTCGTCGACGTCGGGATGCTCTGCGGGACCGACTTCAACGAGGGCGTCTCGGGCATCGGCCCGAAGACGGCGCTGAAGGAGGTGAAGGAGCGCGGCGACCTGTTCGCGGTGCTGGAGGCCCGGGGCGCGGAGATCGAGTACGCCGAGCGCATCCGCGAGTTCTTCTTCGAACCCCCGACGACCGACGAGTACGATCTGGAGACGACCGTGAACCCGAACATCGGGGACGCCCGCGAGTACGTGATCGACGAGTGGGAGGTGTCGGCCGACGAGGTGAGCCGCGGCTTCGAGCGGATCGAGGAGGCGCTCACCCAGACGGGTCTGGACGACTGGACCTGACCGAGCGCGGGCGCCACGATTCGACACGATTAACACACCCCGAGCGGAAGGTGGAAGTACGCTCGGTTGGTGTAGTCCGGCCAATCATGTTGGCCTTTCGAGCCGACGACCAGGGTTCAAATCCCTGACCGAGCATTTTCGAGCGAAACGGGAACCGCGAGGGACGGGATTCCGATCCGGAGCGTCGACCGATCGCCAGCACGTGGTTCTGGTCGCCGGGAAGAAACGATCCAGCTAGACGACCGGTCCATTCCAGATGGGATAGGGGGCCCATGAGGATTTGTGCGTCGCGACCGAACGGTCCGGTGTGACACAGCCCGACACCACCGCACGATCGGAGTCGGAATCAGGCGTCGGAACGGCGCGGGGCGTAGCGAAGAGCGGCCGCGAGTACGTCTCGAAGCTCGCACCGTCCCTTCGGCACGGCGTCGAATCGGGCGCGGTGCCGACGGTTATCGGCGGAGTAGGCCTCCTCGGCGGCCTCCGAGCGTTCGTGAGCGGCGAGCGCAAGCGCGGGCTCGCGGGGCTCGCCGTCGGAGCCGCGTTCCTGGCGGCCGCGCTCGCCCAGCGGCGGTTCCGCATCCTGGGCAGGGAGTCGACCGTCGAGGAAACCGACGTGGTCGACACCGGCCCCGACGTCGAGGCGGTCGCCGACGAGGCCGGCGGCGTCGGCGAGGAGGACCACGCCGCCGGCGAGGCGGCCGCTGAGGTCACGGACACGTCCCCCGACGTCGAGGACGTGGGATCCGGGCTCGAGTCCGAATCTGACACCGACGCCGAGTCGGCATCGGTGGACCAACGCGAGGTCGCCGACACCGGCGTCGATAGCGATGACCTCGCGGAGGCGACCACGCGTGAAACAGGAGACGCCGGTGGTACGGAGACCACGAGCGACGAGACGACGACGGGCGCGGTGGACACTGGAACCGGCTCCGGCGCCGGCGTCGAGACCGAGGACGTCGACCGACTGGGTGAGGCGGCGATCGACAGGCAGAGCCGGGAGGTCCCGGCTCCACAGCGGGCGTTCAACCAGGGCTTCCTGGCGCACTCGGCCGAGGCGTTCTGGGGGATTCGAACGGGCGACGACGAGGTGTTGGTCTCCCAGGACTACGATGCGATCGAGGGGCGCGACGGGGTGCGGTACGTCGCCAGCAGCGAGATCGGCGAGGACGTCCGCGAACTGCCGATCCCCGACGTAGTCCTCGATCACTGGGACAGCGTGATCGACGGCGGCACCGCCGTCACCGGCGGCGACAGCATCCTGTTCGTCACCACCGACGATCTCGCGGCCGACGGCCTGTTGCGCGTTCTCCCTGCGGAGCGGGCCGACGACGTGTCCGGGTAAGCCAGGTGCGACATTTCGATCCGAGAACCGAACGTCCCGCGAGGAACGAACTGACGAGCGGAGGCGCACGAGAGGAAGACCGAAGTCGGCGATGAGGGCGCCACCGACTGACCGACGCCGAACGGGAGTTCCCGACCAACCCCGTCCGTCCGCCGGACGACTGGTGGTGTTCGACCCGGTCGTCAGTCGTCGCCGATGCGCGGGTGCGTCCCGCCGACCGCCTTCTTGAACGAGGCGAGGACGGCCCAGTGGACCTCCGCGAGGATCACGACGCTCACGACGATGATGGCGACCTGGCGCGGCGTCGAGAGCAGTCCGAGCGAGACGATGAGCGTCGTCGCGCACGCCGGGGCGTGGTTCGTGTCGGTCGCGATCATCCCCCAGCTCGTCAGGACGATCGAGATGAACCCGCTCGCTGCCAGACGAAGCCCGCCTGGGGAGAATCCGGCGGGAGTGGCCGTGAGTGATACGCCACTCGCGATGAGGTAGTACGCGAGGAGTCCGGCGATGCCGCCGATCACGTGACTTCCGACGATGCGGTACACGCGCGTTCGTTCGCCCCGGCGTTCGAACGCGAGGATGAACGCGGACGGCCCCAGGCTGGGGAAGATGAACGGCTGGCCGCTGACCCACGCGATGAGGCCGAGAACCAGGAAGAGGAACCCGGCGTACACGCTCGTGCCCACTCGCCGGCGGTTCATACGTCTCCAACCGCACGCGCCCTCTCAAAGCCCTATCGTGTTCGGTACGCCGTTGGGATTCGGGTCGGGCCTCACCCGTCGATGTCGACCCGGGGGACGAACGGACCGAAGTCGGCAGTACGGCTCGCGATCGTCGCGATGCGGAACGTGTAGACGAGGAGCACGACGAACGGGAGGAAGACGAGCGTGACCGCGGTGCTCACGATGAAGACGAGCGGTATCGGCTCGGCTACCGCCTCGATGATCGACCCGTAGGTCATCATGAAGATTCCCCCGCCCAGCAGCGTCGGAAACCCGACGTACAGCAACAGTTTGGAGAGGTACGCGAGTTCGTACTGCATGTACAACGTCTTGAACGTCTGGCGGGCCACCGCGAGATGGCTAAGCAGTTCGACGAGACCGTCGAGGGTTTCGAGCGCGTCGGCGGGGATGTCCTCACCGTACACCGCTCGGATGGTGCGTGCCGCGTGTAGGTGGGCGCCGTTGTAGTGACCGAGAACCGCCGACAGAGCGTCGAAGGTGCCGAAGTCCGCGTCCTCGAGGGCGTCCGAGACGATCTCCCCCTCGCTCTCGATCGCCTCGACGAAGTCCTCGATCAGCGCGTCGAGTTCCGGATCGTCGACGTGGTCGGTTTCCGAGCGGAACGTCCCGCCGTGCTCGACGACAGTCTCGACGATGAGTTGGAGGAAGTCCGCCGGCGAGGCCGGACTGATCTGGGACGCGGTCAGCTCCTCGACCTGCCGACGGAACGCGAGCATCTGCTCGAACCGATCCTGCAGATCGCCGGTCCAGCCCAGCTCCTGTGAGAGCACTAGCTGGTTGATCGCGAGGACGATCGTGATGAACGGGAGCGTTCCGCCGACGATCGAGCCGATGAGCGTCGTCGCCGTGTCGGAGTCGGTGACCGGGATGTACCCCGCCAGCCCGATCACGGTACACGAGACGAAGACTACCAGGGAGAGCAGTATCGCCAGCACGTATCGGTTCCCGTCCAGGAGGACCCAGCGCCTGATCGGCGACTCCCGGAGTCGCTCGTGGACCAGGTCGCTCTGGCGAACGTCCTCGTCGACTGCCTCGTCCATGCTACGTTCTGCACACACCGGCAAAAAGAACCCACGAACGGGGCGCGACGCTCGTATCCTCACTCGTATCGGCGCGTATCGACCGTCCGTCGGTGAACGGGCCCGCCGCGGTGCTCGGACGAGTTCGTCTGAACTGAACGCGAAACGAGGAGGGAATCGGGACAGATTACGCCAGCCACTCCTCGGGCTTGGTGTCGTAGTCGACGCCCTCGGCGCCGATCCGCTCCTCGAGGTCCGCGTCGAGGTCGTGGCGCTCGACCGTCTCGCCGTCGTACCTGAGGAGCACGCCGACCTCCTCACCGGTCGGTTCGTAGCCGCGACGGCTCGCCACCTCGAGTTCGTGCTCGTCGTACTCGGTGACGATGGTGGCGAGGTTCACCGGGCGCCCCCAGAGCTCGAAGGTGCGTTCGAGCGTCCGCTCGGCCTTCTCCAGGTCGAGCGCGACGCCGTTGTACCGGTGGCCGAGCAGCAGTTCGCCGCGGTTCGCGTAGTTGCCGTCGAAGACGGCGATGCTGGGCTTCCCGAAGTTGGTGAACCGGAGCAGGAGCTTCTTCTTCACGTCCTCCGGGTCCGTGCTGGCGACGCGGTACCCCCCGGCCGCCTGGGAGTACTCGTAGGTGAAGTAGTTCCCCTCGGTCACGAACTCGCTCGTGAGGAACTCGTCGAGGAACGTCACGTCGTTGTGGCTCTCGCGCACCTCGCGCATCCGGTCCCAGCCGACGCCGTAGTCGACGTCTGCGAGCGCCTCCTCGACGCTCGCGTACTTTCCGTCGTCGAACATGTACCGGGCGAGCCGTTCGAGCTCCGAGCGCCCGACGCGCTCGAGGAAGCCGCGGTGCGCGGGCTTGGAGAGCGAGAAGTGCCGCTCCGCGAGCCCCTCGTTGGTGAGCACCGCCCACGGGTAGCGTTCCACGTCGATCTCGCCCGCCCTGGCGGCGGCGAGACTGTCGGCGTCGACGCGCGGGTCGTCGGGGTCGAGCCGGTCGAGGGTGTCCGGTCGGATCTCGTCGATCACGGGGTCCGGCTCGATCAGCTCCCGGACCTCCTCGAAGTCGACCACGTCGTGGAAGCTCCGCCAGGTGATGCCGTCGACGCGGAGCAGCTTGTCGACGACCTCCCGACGGTTGGTCGTGTTCTCGATGTACTCCCAGATCTCCTTGCCGAGCTTGTACGGGTTCAGCCCCTGCGAGCCGAGCACGCGCGACTGGTGGTCGGCGTAGGTGAGGAACTCGTCGGGCGCGGCGAACCCCTCCTCGGCCATCATCAGCGACTCCCAGTAGGCGGCCCACCCCTCGTTCATCACCTTCGTCAGCTTCTGCGGGGCGAAGTAGTACGCCTCCCGCCGGAGCAGTTCCAGCGTCTCGTCCATCCACGGCTCCCGCTCGACCGCCTTGCCCTCCCCCTCGTCGTACCGCTCGCCGTGCTCGCGGAGGAACGCCAGGACGTCCGGGCGCGGCTCCTCGGGGCTCTCCTCGCCCTCCCGGTCGGCGATCCACTCGTCGTCGAACACCTGGTCGCGAACCTCCGGGGAGAGCCCGAGCCGGTCGAGCCGCTCCTCGATGTCGGCGACCTCCTGCTCGAACGTGCCGCCCCGTTCGTCCGCGAGCGCGCGGTGCTGGTCGATGGTGTCCTCGAGGCAGAGCACGGCGTCGATGAACCGCTCGACCTCGCCCCGATCGATCTCGGGGTCGTCCATGTACCCCGCGAGGGTGTGCGCGTGGCGCTCGAGCATCGCCGCCGCCGCGGGCTCCTCGCGGTCGCCCGCGAACCGGGCGAACCACTCGTTGTTGCGGAAGAAGTCCGCGTGGGCCTCGACGTGCGTGATGACGGCCTTCTGGTCGGCCAGCGCGTTCGACTCCTGGAGGAACGCGTGGCAGGGGTTGTCGTTGTTGACGATCTCGAACGCCTTGCCCATCCCGAACGCGTCCTGCTTGCGCTGGCGGTCGTACTTCATCCCCCAGCGCCAGTGCGGGTAGCGCGTCTGGAAGCCGTCGTAGGCGATGAGCTCGTTCATCTCGTCGTAGTCGACGACCCAGTAGTTCACCGGGTACGGTCGCAGGCCGAGCCGTTCGGCCAGGTCCCGGGCTCGTTCGGTCGCCTCGGTGAGCCGCGCCGCCTCCCGGCGGGCGCGGCGGTTCCCGTTCGTCGTCATGAGTCGTCCTCCGTGCTGAGTATCTCGTAGATCGCGCCGGTCACGTCCGCGGGCCCGCCGACGCGGGCGACGGCGACGTTGTCGCGGTCGGCGAGTTCTCGCTCGACCTCCTCGGCGTGGGTCGCGTTCACAGCGCCGCCGCCCGGCTGTGTCTCCACGTAGGCGTGGAGGTTCGCGTCGAGTTCGCGCATCAGCGGCACGACGCTCTCGACGGTGTCGTTGCTGGAGTTCTCGGAGTCGCCCGCCGCGAACACGTAGCGGTTCCACTCGCTCCAGGGGTACTCCTCCAGGATCTCCGCGGCCAGTTCGTAGGCGCTGGAGATGCGCGTCCCGCCGCCCGAGCGGATGCCGAAGAACTCGCCGCGTTCGACCTCCCACGCCTCGGCGTCGTGGGCGATGTACCGGAACTCGGCCTCGTCGTACTTGCCGGTCAGGTACCAGTCGAGCGGCGTGAACACCCGCTCGACAAGCTCGCGCTTGCGCTGGCGCATCGACCCCGACACGTCGCGGATGTTGACGACGACGACGTTCTTCTGCTTCCTCTCGACGATCTCGGGGTGGCGGTACCGCTCGTCCTCCTGTCGGAACGGCACCTGGCGGAGGCCGTCGCGGCGGATGCGGTCGGTGATCGGCTCGCGCTCGACCTCCTCGCGGACCTCGTCGAAGGAGGCCCAGGCGCCGCGCTCGTCGGCGACCTCGTCCATCGCCTCCTCGACCCACGCGAGCGAGACGAGGACGTTCTCCTCGCGGCAGAACCGGAACACGTCGCGGGCGTCGACGCCCTCGACCTTGCACGCCTCGCGGACGAACGACTCGTCGAAGTCGGTTGCGAGCTTCCGCTTCAGGCCGCGCTTGAACAGCTGTTCGAAGTCCAGCGTGGAGTTCGGGCCGGCGCGGGTCAGCTCCGTGAAGTCGCCCTCGAGCTCCTCGACGACGCGCTTGCCCTTCGGTTCGAGGTCCAGCCCGAGCGTCTCGTCGAGCTCCTCGGCGAACTCCTCGGGGTCCATCTCGTAGTAGCCGTGCTCGCCCCCTCCCTCGCCGGCCTCGTCGCCGTCGCCATCCTGGTCGCCGTCCCCGGGATCGCCGGGGACGTCGACCGGCTGGCCGGGTTCGGGCGTGCCGCCCTGCCCCTGGCCGACGCCGCCCATGTCGCGCTGGTCGTAGGCGAACTCCGGCAGGTCGACCATCTTCACCGGGATGCGGATCCGGTCGCTCCCCCCGGCGAGGTCGCCCTCGCGGATGAACTCCTCGAGGTCGGGACGGCGCTCGTCGCCGATCTCCCGGAACCGTTCGAGGTCCTCCCTCAGTCCCATCGCGCGCTCACCTCCCGCATGACGGTCCGGCCGGTCAACTCGGCCGAGGCGGGGCTGTACCCGCGGTCGCGGAGGTGTGCGACCGTGCGTTCCTTCACCCGTTCGGTCTCCGTGTTCGCCGGCGGGTCGTCCCACCGGGTCGGGTCGAAGTCGGGGAAGATGCGCCGCACGTCCTCCCAGGAGTGCGTGTCGAGCACCTCCC belongs to Halorarum halophilum and includes:
- a CDS encoding HPP family protein; translated protein: MNRRRVGTSVYAGFLFLVLGLIAWVSGQPFIFPSLGPSAFILAFERRGERTRVYRIVGSHVIGGIAGLLAYYLIASGVSLTATPAGFSPGGLRLAASGFISIVLTSWGMIATDTNHAPACATTLIVSLGLLSTPRQVAIIVVSVVILAEVHWAVLASFKKAVGGTHPRIGDD
- a CDS encoding SpoVR family protein, giving the protein MTTNGNRRARREAARLTEATERARDLAERLGLRPYPVNYWVVDYDEMNELIAYDGFQTRYPHWRWGMKYDRQRKQDAFGMGKAFEIVNNDNPCHAFLQESNALADQKAVITHVEAHADFFRNNEWFARFAGDREEPAAAAMLERHAHTLAGYMDDPEIDRGEVERFIDAVLCLEDTIDQHRALADERGGTFEQEVADIEERLDRLGLSPEVRDQVFDDEWIADREGEESPEEPRPDVLAFLREHGERYDEGEGKAVEREPWMDETLELLRREAYYFAPQKLTKVMNEGWAAYWESLMMAEEGFAAPDEFLTYADHQSRVLGSQGLNPYKLGKEIWEYIENTTNRREVVDKLLRVDGITWRSFHDVVDFEEVRELIEPDPVIDEIRPDTLDRLDPDDPRVDADSLAAARAGEIDVERYPWAVLTNEGLAERHFSLSKPAHRGFLERVGRSELERLARYMFDDGKYASVEEALADVDYGVGWDRMREVRESHNDVTFLDEFLTSEFVTEGNYFTYEYSQAAGGYRVASTDPEDVKKKLLLRFTNFGKPSIAVFDGNYANRGELLLGHRYNGVALDLEKAERTLERTFELWGRPVNLATIVTEYDEHELEVASRRGYEPTGEEVGVLLRYDGETVERHDLDADLEERIGAEGVDYDTKPEEWLA
- a CDS encoding DUF444 family protein; translation: MGLREDLERFREIGDERRPDLEEFIREGDLAGGSDRIRIPVKMVDLPEFAYDQRDMGGVGQGQGGTPEPGQPVDVPGDPGDGDQDGDGDEAGEGGGEHGYYEMDPEEFAEELDETLGLDLEPKGKRVVEELEGDFTELTRAGPNSTLDFEQLFKRGLKRKLATDFDESFVREACKVEGVDARDVFRFCREENVLVSLAWVEEAMDEVADERGAWASFDEVREEVEREPITDRIRRDGLRQVPFRQEDERYRHPEIVERKQKNVVVVNIRDVSGSMRQRKRELVERVFTPLDWYLTGKYDEAEFRYIAHDAEAWEVERGEFFGIRSGGGTRISSAYELAAEILEEYPWSEWNRYVFAAGDSENSSNDTVESVVPLMRELDANLHAYVETQPGGGAVNATHAEEVERELADRDNVAVARVGGPADVTGAIYEILSTEDDS
- the fen gene encoding flap endonuclease-1; this translates as MGNADLRDIAAIEDVAFDDVNGVVAVDAHNWLYRYLTTTVKFTSDGKYTTAGGTEVANLIGIVQGLPKFFEHGLTPVFVFDGGVTDLKDHEVAKRREAREQAEELRQAAEDRGDAIEAARLEARTQRLTETIHETSRELLRRLDVPVVEAPAEGEAQCAYMNRVGDVDYTGSEDYDVLLFGGPRTLRKLTSSGDPELMDLEATLEEHDITYEQLVDVGMLCGTDFNEGVSGIGPKTALKEVKERGDLFAVLEARGAEIEYAERIREFFFEPPTTDEYDLETTVNPNIGDAREYVIDEWEVSADEVSRGFERIEEALTQTGLDDWT